In Anaerobacillus isosaccharinicus, one genomic interval encodes:
- a CDS encoding sensor histidine kinase codes for MFIISEDLQAFVFNLLFLLALLLYFTYINSNYKQTFISSPWIIGFVCSVTIGFCLKYSISPFPEYSVDMRLVPLVIGSLYGGRIVALFLLASLLFFRYLVGDDSGFFSVIAIYPFLTLCLMYLTPRFHNTSKMKEKALIALIPAVFLIIIIIGFIINSGLQVNRLNSYSLIPFYIIQFMLILCFVYFIERKRNETFLLDEINKLEKLRIVSDIAASISHEVRNPLTVTRGFLQLLKDDQVTKDKKQMYIDLSLQELDRADSTITDYLTFAKPSLNNIEILDLNKEINYIIDIVNPYALLHNVEVKLEKNKDLYIVGEKQKLHQCLINIAKNAVEAMSGGGQLSFHLESRDEHAVVKIKDTGIGMNQEQINRLGTPYYSTKDKGTGLGMMVVYSIVKIMGGKLNVTSVVGEGTSFTLEFPVVNR; via the coding sequence ATGTTTATTATTTCTGAGGATCTTCAAGCATTTGTATTTAATCTATTATTTCTTCTCGCCCTTTTATTGTATTTCACTTATATTAATAGTAATTATAAGCAAACTTTTATTTCTAGCCCTTGGATAATTGGATTTGTTTGTAGTGTAACTATTGGCTTTTGCTTAAAGTATTCCATTTCTCCATTTCCAGAATATAGTGTCGACATGCGATTAGTTCCATTAGTCATTGGTTCATTATATGGTGGTAGGATTGTTGCTCTTTTCCTACTAGCTTCACTACTATTTTTCCGATATCTAGTTGGTGATGATTCAGGTTTTTTCTCGGTTATTGCAATCTACCCTTTTCTAACCTTGTGCTTAATGTATTTAACACCGCGATTTCATAATACTTCAAAAATGAAGGAAAAAGCTTTAATCGCACTTATTCCAGCTGTTTTTTTAATTATCATCATTATTGGCTTTATCATTAATAGCGGCCTACAGGTTAATCGGCTTAATTCATATAGTTTAATTCCTTTTTACATCATTCAATTTATGCTAATTTTATGTTTCGTCTATTTTATTGAACGTAAGCGAAACGAAACCTTTCTATTAGACGAAATAAACAAGCTTGAAAAGCTGAGAATAGTTAGTGATATTGCTGCTAGCATTTCTCACGAAGTTCGAAACCCGTTAACGGTGACAAGAGGATTTTTGCAATTACTCAAAGATGATCAAGTAACAAAGGATAAAAAGCAGATGTATATTGACTTATCGCTGCAAGAACTTGATCGTGCCGACTCTACAATTACTGATTATTTAACGTTTGCTAAACCTTCGTTAAATAATATCGAAATACTTGATTTAAATAAAGAGATAAACTATATCATAGATATCGTGAATCCTTATGCTCTCTTACATAATGTCGAAGTTAAATTAGAAAAAAATAAAGATTTATATATCGTTGGCGAAAAACAAAAGTTACATCAATGTCTTATTAATATTGCAAAAAATGCAGTCGAGGCTATGTCTGGTGGTGGTCAATTAAGTTTCCACTTAGAAAGTAGAGATGAACATGCCGTTGTAAAAATTAAAGACACCGGGATTGGCATGAACCAAGAACAAATAAACCGACTTGGTACACCTTATTATTCGACGAAAGATAAAGGAACAGGTCTAGGTATGATGGTTGTTTACAGTATCGTAAAAATTATGGGTGGAAAATTGAATGTCACAAGCGTTGTTGGCGAGGGAACCAGCTTTACATTAGAGTTTCCAGTAGTAAACAGATAG
- a CDS encoding GntR family transcriptional regulator produces MWIHLNEEDSRPLYVQVKEQLIRDILNGSLHPGAELPSIRGLAKELRTSVITVKRAYQDLEQDGYIYTRPGKGSFVKQQPDEELQKQKIIMFRKKAEELIQFGRQQHLSDEVMSTIFSQWLEKGDKKQ; encoded by the coding sequence ATGTGGATTCACTTAAATGAAGAGGATTCACGCCCCCTTTATGTCCAAGTAAAGGAGCAATTAATCCGTGATATATTGAATGGCTCGTTACATCCTGGCGCTGAACTCCCCTCAATTCGCGGCCTAGCTAAGGAACTGCGAACAAGTGTGATCACAGTGAAACGGGCATATCAAGACCTCGAACAAGATGGTTACATCTATACACGTCCAGGAAAAGGAAGTTTTGTAAAACAACAACCCGATGAAGAATTACAAAAGCAGAAGATAATTATGTTTCGAAAAAAGGCAGAGGAACTCATTCAATTTGGAAGACAACAACATTTGTCTGACGAGGTCATGAGTACTATTTTTTCTCAATGGCTCGAAAAGGGGGATAAGAAGCAATGA
- the guaC gene encoding GMP reductase produces MDNVFDYEDIQLIPAKSVVKSRSECDTSVKLGPLTFKLPVVPANMQTIIDEKIAIYLAENGYFYVMHRFEPEKRKDFIQDMKSRNLYASISVGVKDDEYNFIQELSKEDLTPEYITIDIAHGHSNAVVEMIQHIKKHLPSTFVIAGNVGTPEAVRELEHAGADATKVGIGPGKVCITKIKTGFGTGGWQLAALRWCAKAASKPVIADGGIRTHGDIAKSVRFGATMVMIGSLFAGHDESPGETVELDGKVCKEYFGSASEFQKGEKRNVEGKKMYVEHKGSLQDTLTEMEQDLQSSISYAGGNKLDAIRHVDYVVVKSSIFNGDKVY; encoded by the coding sequence ATGGACAATGTGTTTGATTATGAAGATATTCAATTAATTCCGGCAAAAAGTGTGGTAAAGAGTCGGTCAGAGTGCGATACATCTGTAAAGTTAGGCCCACTTACATTTAAATTACCTGTGGTTCCTGCCAATATGCAAACGATTATCGACGAAAAGATCGCAATTTATTTAGCAGAAAATGGTTACTTCTATGTTATGCACCGTTTTGAACCTGAAAAAAGAAAAGATTTTATTCAAGACATGAAGTCACGTAATTTGTACGCGTCAATTAGTGTAGGTGTCAAAGATGACGAGTATAATTTTATCCAAGAGTTATCAAAGGAAGATCTAACACCCGAATACATTACGATTGATATCGCACATGGTCATTCCAATGCTGTAGTGGAAATGATTCAACATATCAAGAAACACTTACCTAGTACCTTTGTGATCGCAGGCAATGTTGGAACTCCAGAAGCCGTCAGAGAACTAGAACATGCCGGTGCTGACGCAACAAAAGTCGGGATTGGTCCTGGTAAGGTTTGTATTACTAAAATTAAAACTGGATTCGGAACAGGTGGCTGGCAATTAGCAGCGCTACGTTGGTGTGCAAAGGCAGCTAGTAAGCCGGTTATTGCTGACGGCGGGATAAGAACACATGGCGATATTGCAAAATCAGTTCGTTTTGGGGCAACTATGGTTATGATTGGTTCCTTATTTGCTGGGCATGACGAATCTCCAGGTGAAACGGTTGAACTAGACGGCAAAGTTTGTAAAGAATACTTTGGTTCAGCTTCAGAATTTCAAAAAGGTGAAAAAAGAAATGTCGAAGGAAAGAAAATGTACGTCGAACACAAAGGCTCTTTACAAGATACGTTGACAGAAATGGAGCAAGACCTGCAATCGTCGATCTCGTATGCAGGTGGCAATAAGTTAGATGCAATCCGCCATGTCGATTATGTCGTCGTAAAAAGTTCGATTTTTAACGGTGATAAGGTCTATTAG
- a CDS encoding DegV family protein: MKKIAWITDSSAYIPNEMIGREDIYVVPLILILDGQEYRDGIDITEEELYPRLRTFTSPPKTSQPAIGDFVGLFNELKESYDAVIGIHISGALSGTISACQQAAEVVGLDMRIVDSKILAYPLTNLIERGIALNKEGKEVDEIVKQLQTIANSVEAYVLVGSLEQLQRSGRLNGIQYVIGNLLNIRPIITFNDGKLEVFEKKRSETKATNRIFEMLVEGMSKSTKQEIFILHANAEHIANQWKERILETYPHVNVLIGPLSSAVTLHAGEGTIGLVWFNE, encoded by the coding sequence ATGAAGAAAATTGCTTGGATAACAGATAGCTCCGCATACATTCCAAATGAGATGATAGGTCGTGAAGATATATATGTAGTTCCACTTATTTTAATATTAGATGGTCAAGAGTATCGCGATGGTATTGATATTACTGAAGAAGAATTATATCCAAGATTAAGAACATTTACCTCCCCACCTAAAACATCACAGCCAGCGATTGGTGATTTTGTCGGTCTCTTTAATGAATTAAAAGAAAGTTATGACGCTGTCATTGGTATCCACATCTCTGGTGCCCTTAGCGGAACCATCTCAGCTTGCCAACAAGCTGCAGAAGTAGTTGGTCTTGATATGAGAATTGTCGATTCAAAAATTTTAGCCTATCCTTTAACAAATTTAATTGAAAGAGGGATTGCTTTAAATAAAGAAGGGAAAGAGGTTGACGAAATCGTAAAACAGTTACAAACAATTGCCAATAGTGTTGAGGCATACGTCTTAGTTGGCAGTCTTGAACAGCTCCAGCGAAGCGGACGTTTAAATGGCATACAATATGTCATTGGAAATCTTTTAAACATCCGACCGATTATTACGTTTAATGATGGAAAGTTAGAAGTCTTTGAGAAAAAACGATCAGAGACAAAGGCAACGAATAGAATTTTTGAAATGCTCGTAGAAGGAATGTCAAAGTCCACCAAACAAGAGATTTTTATATTACATGCCAATGCCGAGCACATAGCAAATCAATGGAAAGAAAGAATACTTGAAACATATCCCCATGTAAACGTGTTAATTGGTCCATTATCCTCTGCTGTTACCCTCCATGCTGGAGAAGGAACAATTGGACTTGTTTGGTTTAATGAATAG
- a CDS encoding ABC transporter ATP-binding protein, with translation MDNKSQKDSLKPFISLIISTKIPKLALTLGLIGSLINTLFGLTIPLLTKEMVDGFSVEAISITLIITIGVVFILKAIIQGFATYSLAYVGQKIVAKLRQMMVFKLIRLPVSYFDRKTSGESVSRVVNDTGIVKDLISQHFPQFITGIISIIGAVTILLFMDWKMTLLMLISVPITFAIMIPLGRKMRKIARGLQDETANFSGKIQQTISEIRLMKASNAEIMEERKGMHGIGNLLTFGLKESKILAVIGPLMQLVIMVVIVIIIGYGGIRVAEGTMSTGSLVAFLLYLFQIIMPITAFTMFFTQLQKAKGATERIIDILDLDAEEGQEGLEMDITNQSIHVENVSFGYSEEEPVIRNVSFEVQPGSMVAFAGPSGGGKTTMFGLIERFYEPTSGQVLIGQTPIKKLTLSSWRSQIGYVSQDSPMIAGTIRENLSYGLEDTVDDARLWEVAKMAYADQFIEDFPMKLETEVGERGVKLSGGQKQRIAIARAFLRDPKILMMDEATASLDSQSEGIVQQALTRLMEGRTTFVIAHRLSTIVNADKIIFIEKGEITGIGTHKELVHSHPLYREFAEQQLT, from the coding sequence ATGGACAACAAGTCGCAAAAGGATAGTCTTAAGCCATTTATATCCCTAATCATATCAACAAAAATCCCTAAATTAGCACTGACATTAGGGTTAATAGGAAGTTTAATCAACACCTTATTCGGTCTTACAATTCCTTTATTAACTAAGGAAATGGTCGATGGGTTCTCTGTAGAAGCAATAAGCATCACCCTCATTATTACAATTGGTGTCGTCTTTATTCTTAAAGCAATCATCCAGGGCTTTGCAACCTATTCACTTGCCTACGTTGGTCAAAAGATTGTTGCTAAATTACGGCAGATGATGGTTTTTAAACTTATTCGCTTGCCCGTAAGTTACTTTGATAGAAAAACAAGTGGCGAATCTGTAAGTCGAGTTGTCAATGATACTGGGATTGTGAAAGATTTGATCTCACAGCACTTCCCTCAATTCATTACTGGAATTATCTCAATTATTGGTGCAGTAACAATCTTATTGTTTATGGATTGGAAAATGACATTATTAATGTTAATCTCTGTTCCGATTACATTTGCGATCATGATACCACTCGGTAGAAAAATGAGGAAAATTGCTAGAGGTCTACAAGATGAAACAGCTAATTTCTCGGGGAAAATTCAGCAAACGATAAGTGAAATTCGTTTAATGAAAGCATCAAACGCTGAAATTATGGAAGAACGTAAAGGAATGCATGGGATTGGAAATCTATTGACTTTTGGTTTAAAAGAGTCAAAAATCCTTGCTGTTATTGGGCCTCTTATGCAACTAGTTATCATGGTTGTCATCGTTATCATCATTGGTTACGGTGGAATTCGTGTTGCTGAAGGAACCATGTCAACTGGATCTCTCGTAGCATTTTTACTTTACTTATTTCAAATTATTATGCCGATTACAGCCTTTACCATGTTTTTCACACAGCTCCAAAAAGCAAAAGGGGCTACTGAACGAATCATCGATATTTTAGATCTTGATGCTGAGGAAGGTCAAGAAGGCCTAGAAATGGATATTACAAATCAGTCGATCCATGTCGAAAACGTCTCGTTTGGTTATAGTGAAGAGGAACCCGTAATTAGAAATGTTTCCTTTGAGGTGCAGCCAGGATCGATGGTTGCTTTTGCAGGTCCAAGTGGTGGCGGAAAAACGACGATGTTTGGGTTAATTGAACGTTTTTATGAACCGACATCTGGACAAGTCCTGATTGGTCAAACACCGATCAAGAAACTAACATTATCATCATGGCGAAGTCAAATTGGATATGTTTCTCAAGATAGTCCGATGATTGCCGGTACAATTCGTGAGAACCTCTCTTACGGTCTAGAAGATACTGTTGATGACGCTCGCTTATGGGAAGTAGCGAAGATGGCTTATGCCGATCAATTTATTGAAGACTTTCCAATGAAACTTGAAACTGAAGTTGGCGAACGTGGTGTCAAGCTTTCTGGTGGACAAAAACAACGGATCGCCATTGCTCGTGCTTTTTTACGAGATCCGAAAATTCTCATGATGGACGAAGCAACAGCAAGCTTAGATAGTCAGTCAGAAGGTATTGTTCAACAAGCCTTAACAAGGCTAATGGAAGGTAGGACAACCTTTGTCATTGCACATCGCTTATCTACAATTGTTAATGCAGATAAAATTATCTTTATTGAAAAAGGCGAAATAACGGGGATTGGTACTCATAAAGAGTTAGTACACTCCCACCCTTTGTATCGTGAATTTGCTGAGCAACAATTGACTTAG
- a CDS encoding IS1182 family transposase: protein MFKDYNMNQLVLPLDLEVKLQNNDIAFHIHHLVESIPHEALETFLRNTGCPAYHPRMMLKIILCAYTQSVFSGRKIEGLLKDSIRTMWLAQGYEPSYRTINRFRVHPEVKELIRQCFVQFRCQLVEEKLIDQESIFIDGTKIEANANKFTFVWKKSIEKYHQSLIEKSNQLYDELLEKEIMPEIIRESEEQLTHEELAQMVEKVEDIISDYDKKIEGSVDVEERKTLRSERKFPKQVRKQLIDFIERKQKYERDFKIFGARNSYSKTDPDATFMRMKDDYMKNGQLKAGYNVQIATEGQYSLAYGLFSNPTDTRTLIPFLDEIEEQYFELPKHIVADAGYGSEQNYDDILSKRKREALITYNLYLKERKKKYKQNEFNSDNWHYDEEKDEYICPNQLRLVFKYPSVRTDKSGFRREFKIYECEDCSACPFRSSCTKAKEGNNRKLMVNEKWEQQKEYVRAKLSEEKTSYIYRKRKVDVEPVFGFLKANLRFTRFSVRGKSKVENEMGLALMAVNLRKFTANH from the coding sequence ATGTTTAAAGATTATAACATGAATCAATTAGTTTTGCCTTTAGATTTAGAAGTTAAATTACAAAATAACGATATTGCCTTTCATATACATCATTTAGTTGAAAGTATCCCACATGAAGCGCTAGAAACATTTCTTCGAAATACGGGCTGCCCTGCTTATCACCCACGCATGATGTTAAAAATTATCTTATGTGCCTACACTCAATCAGTTTTTTCAGGTCGTAAAATTGAAGGGCTTTTAAAAGACAGTATCCGTACGATGTGGTTAGCACAAGGGTATGAACCAAGTTATCGTACGATTAATCGCTTCCGTGTACATCCTGAAGTAAAGGAATTAATCCGTCAATGTTTTGTTCAATTCCGCTGCCAATTAGTTGAAGAAAAGCTCATTGATCAAGAATCAATTTTTATTGATGGTACAAAGATTGAAGCGAATGCGAATAAATTTACGTTTGTCTGGAAAAAATCGATTGAAAAATATCATCAAAGTCTAATTGAAAAATCGAATCAACTTTACGATGAGCTTCTCGAAAAAGAAATCATGCCCGAAATCATACGTGAAAGTGAAGAACAATTAACACATGAAGAACTTGCCCAAATGGTTGAAAAAGTAGAGGACATCATTTCCGACTATGACAAAAAAATTGAAGGATCAGTGGATGTGGAGGAACGAAAAACGTTAAGAAGTGAGCGGAAATTCCCGAAGCAAGTCCGCAAACAGTTAATTGACTTCATCGAACGTAAGCAGAAATATGAACGAGACTTTAAAATCTTTGGTGCGCGTAATAGTTATTCAAAAACGGATCCCGATGCAACGTTCATGCGCATGAAAGATGATTATATGAAAAACGGTCAATTGAAAGCTGGTTATAATGTACAAATCGCAACAGAAGGTCAATACTCACTTGCTTACGGTTTATTTTCAAATCCAACAGATACACGCACGTTAATTCCATTCCTCGATGAAATTGAGGAACAATATTTTGAATTGCCAAAGCATATTGTTGCTGATGCAGGTTATGGTAGTGAACAGAATTATGATGATATCCTTTCGAAACGTAAGCGTGAAGCGTTAATTACATATAACCTATATTTGAAAGAACGAAAGAAAAAATACAAACAAAATGAATTCAATTCAGACAATTGGCATTACGATGAAGAGAAAGATGAGTACATTTGTCCAAATCAACTGCGCTTAGTCTTTAAATATCCTTCTGTACGCACAGACAAATCTGGTTTCAGGAGAGAGTTTAAAATATACGAGTGCGAAGACTGTTCGGCATGCCCATTCCGTTCATCATGTACAAAAGCTAAAGAAGGTAATAATCGGAAATTAATGGTTAATGAAAAATGGGAACAACAAAAAGAATATGTGAGAGCGAAGCTTTCAGAAGAAAAGACAAGTTATATCTACCGTAAACGGAAGGTGGATGTAGAACCAGTTTTTGGATTCTTGAAGGCTAATTTGCGTTTCACTCGATTTTCTGTACGTGGAAAATCTAAGGTTGAAAACGAAATGGGCCTAGCATTAATGGCCGTGAATTTACGAAAATTCACGGCTAATCACTAG
- the plsY gene encoding glycerol-3-phosphate 1-O-acyltransferase PlsY, producing the protein MEYLLLVILLLISYLLGSIPFALIVGKKMYKTDVRGYGSGNLGGTNTFRVLGKKAGVLVALGDLLKGGVAASLPLIIGSDLDPFIVGLPAVFGHCYPIFAQFKGGKAMATSGGVLLVADPTLFLIMFVFFVILLARTKIVSLSSMVSAIVLHGFMIWKGDTAVALATLFLLVLILYRHRDNIARIVAKTEPKVKW; encoded by the coding sequence ATGGAGTATTTATTATTGGTGATTTTATTATTGATAAGTTATTTATTAGGTTCAATTCCTTTTGCTTTAATCGTAGGTAAAAAAATGTATAAAACCGATGTCCGAGGTTATGGAAGTGGAAATTTAGGAGGAACAAATACATTTCGGGTGTTAGGGAAAAAGGCGGGTGTGTTAGTCGCCCTTGGTGATCTGTTAAAAGGGGGAGTTGCTGCTAGTCTACCTTTAATTATCGGAAGTGACTTAGACCCGTTTATTGTTGGTCTTCCTGCAGTTTTCGGCCACTGTTATCCAATTTTTGCTCAATTTAAAGGAGGAAAGGCGATGGCCACATCTGGAGGAGTATTATTAGTGGCAGATCCTACCTTGTTTTTAATCATGTTTGTTTTCTTTGTCATTTTGTTAGCGCGAACAAAAATCGTTTCTTTGTCTTCGATGGTATCGGCAATAGTACTCCATGGATTTATGATTTGGAAAGGGGATACAGCAGTAGCATTGGCGACACTCTTTCTTTTAGTGTTAATTCTATACCGCCATCGTGATAATATTGCACGAATTGTAGCTAAAACAGAGCCGAAAGTTAAATGGTGA
- a CDS encoding ABC transporter ATP-binding protein — MNNIMEVHNGRTNYKEFQLGPIDIDIPKGMITALIGRNGAGKTTLLKGMSGISPFQDGDVAYNGTKIDFLDPNIRTKMTYISNDLQMYSDFTVKQALNFISSLHKNWDHSWVKDMLIMFQIQPHHQIHELSKGMKMKFNLLLGLGHQPELVLLDEPTDGLDSISRQQFFDLLQGYIEKEQRSVVISTHYTKEVESICDYVIFMKNGATPLYGEVETLKESYKVFSLPPNETIPKTTAILSFVTSTVETKGIIQSDAVTSLPDYAIVKKPTLDDLFLFVVEKGEIA; from the coding sequence ATGAACAATATCATGGAAGTACACAATGGGAGAACGAATTATAAAGAATTTCAACTTGGTCCTATTGATATCGATATACCTAAAGGCATGATTACAGCACTTATTGGCAGAAATGGTGCCGGCAAAACGACATTATTAAAGGGAATGAGCGGCATCTCCCCTTTTCAAGATGGAGATGTTGCCTACAATGGAACGAAAATAGATTTTCTCGATCCAAATATCCGAACAAAAATGACTTACATTTCCAACGACCTGCAAATGTATAGTGATTTCACAGTTAAGCAGGCGTTAAATTTTATTTCAAGTCTTCATAAAAATTGGGACCATTCATGGGTAAAAGACATGTTAATAATGTTTCAAATTCAGCCACATCATCAAATTCATGAACTGTCTAAAGGGATGAAAATGAAATTTAACCTTTTACTTGGACTTGGGCATCAACCAGAACTGGTATTACTTGATGAACCAACGGATGGCTTAGACAGTATTTCTAGGCAACAGTTCTTTGACTTGCTACAAGGGTATATTGAAAAGGAGCAACGCTCTGTCGTAATTTCTACCCATTATACGAAGGAAGTTGAGTCAATTTGTGATTATGTTATTTTTATGAAAAATGGCGCTACTCCGCTTTACGGTGAAGTAGAAACTTTAAAAGAGTCTTACAAAGTTTTTTCACTACCACCAAATGAAACCATTCCAAAAACAACTGCTATCCTTTCTTTCGTTACGTCAACGGTGGAAACAAAGGGAATCATTCAATCAGATGCAGTCACTTCCCTTCCAGACTACGCAATTGTTAAAAAACCGACTCTTGATGATCTATTTTTGTTTGTTGTTGAAAAAGGAGAAATCGCCTAA
- a CDS encoding aldolase catalytic domain-containing protein, with protein MKHSTSILDCTIRDGGLINNWDFSVEFVQDLYNGLSEAGVEYMEIGYKNSAKLLNATEPNPWRFLDDNFLKEIIPNKKFTKLSALVDIGRVDAADILPREQSVLDMIRVACYIREVDKGLELVQMFHDLGYETSLNIMALSSVPEHQLIEAFKMVEASPVDVVYIVDSFGSLDPADIEHQVKKFKQMIPNKQLGIHTHNNMQLAFANTLTAMRNGVSFLDSSVFGMGRAAGNCNTELLVTHIQKPTYELKPVLGVIEKHMLEMRQKWEWGYIIPYMISGTLNEHPRVAMAYRASDERNQFVNFYDKVTSPEASLALESK; from the coding sequence ATGAAACATAGTACTAGTATTTTAGACTGTACGATTCGTGATGGGGGTTTGATTAACAATTGGGATTTTAGTGTTGAATTTGTTCAAGACTTATACAATGGCCTTAGTGAGGCTGGTGTTGAATATATGGAGATTGGCTACAAAAATTCAGCGAAGCTTCTTAATGCGACAGAACCTAATCCGTGGAGATTTTTAGATGATAACTTTCTGAAAGAAATTATTCCTAATAAGAAATTCACGAAGCTCTCTGCTTTAGTTGACATTGGTCGAGTCGATGCAGCGGATATTCTGCCACGGGAACAAAGCGTTTTAGATATGATCCGAGTGGCATGCTATATTCGTGAAGTTGATAAAGGTCTGGAGCTTGTTCAAATGTTCCATGATCTCGGCTACGAAACCTCGTTAAATATTATGGCTTTATCAAGTGTACCTGAACATCAACTAATCGAAGCCTTTAAGATGGTTGAAGCAAGTCCTGTCGATGTTGTTTATATCGTTGATTCATTTGGAAGCTTAGATCCTGCTGATATTGAGCATCAGGTGAAAAAGTTCAAACAAATGATCCCTAATAAACAGCTTGGTATTCACACACATAATAACATGCAGTTGGCATTTGCCAACACATTAACGGCGATGCGAAATGGAGTTAGTTTCCTAGACTCTTCTGTTTTTGGTATGGGGCGTGCAGCAGGTAACTGTAATACAGAGCTTCTCGTTACTCACATCCAAAAGCCAACCTATGAGCTTAAGCCAGTTCTAGGAGTCATCGAAAAGCACATGCTAGAAATGCGTCAAAAATGGGAGTGGGGTTACATCATCCCATATATGATTTCTGGTACGTTAAATGAGCATCCACGTGTTGCAATGGCTTACCGCGCGAGTGATGAACGTAACCAGTTTGTGAATTTCTATGACAAGGTAACATCTCCTGAAGCTTCTTTGGCTTTAGAATCTAAATAA
- a CDS encoding ATP-binding protein: MLEALSAHNKTTSESIYSFIEQKEQLYDSLFNNNIDGILVLNTYANVIDANPAMEKISGYTVEELKNLDLISHIVEGDIEKKLYHWNEALQGKPQEHGLSIINKAGKKLTLVVKIIPIRNGNQTIGAFEIIKDVTEAKRMEMMMHQSDKLSLVGELAAGVAHEIRNPLTTLKGFLDLLEPEINSTYAALMQSELERINIIVNEFLFLAKPKEVDFKPNSIKKIMNNVILLLEPQSNLKNIQLSSYINDNEIDINCDENQLKQVFINILKNAMESMPNGGNIHVKINTYNDHISIQFKDEGCGIPEEQLERLGEPFYTTKADGTGLGLLITKKIIQNHNGQLIVKSQVNKGTLVEILLPTR, from the coding sequence GTGTTAGAAGCTTTGAGTGCCCATAATAAGACTACAAGCGAGTCTATTTATAGTTTTATAGAGCAAAAAGAACAATTATATGATTCATTATTCAATAATAATATTGATGGAATTCTTGTTCTTAATACTTATGCAAATGTTATTGACGCAAACCCTGCAATGGAAAAAATAAGTGGTTATACTGTTGAAGAGTTGAAGAATCTAGATTTAATTTCTCACATCGTAGAAGGTGATATTGAAAAAAAATTATATCATTGGAATGAAGCGCTGCAGGGGAAACCACAGGAACACGGTCTTTCAATTATTAATAAAGCAGGCAAAAAATTAACATTAGTTGTCAAAATCATCCCGATTAGAAATGGCAATCAAACCATCGGTGCCTTCGAGATCATAAAGGATGTTACTGAAGCCAAACGAATGGAAATGATGATGCATCAGTCAGACAAGCTATCTTTAGTCGGTGAATTAGCTGCAGGTGTTGCTCACGAAATTAGAAATCCCCTAACTACATTAAAAGGTTTTCTCGATTTACTAGAACCTGAGATTAATAGTACATACGCCGCATTAATGCAATCAGAATTAGAAAGGATCAACATCATTGTCAACGAGTTTCTATTTTTAGCAAAGCCAAAAGAGGTAGATTTCAAACCAAATAGTATTAAAAAAATCATGAATAATGTCATCTTATTACTAGAGCCTCAGTCGAACTTAAAAAATATACAACTATCTTCTTACATTAATGACAATGAGATTGATATAAATTGTGATGAAAATCAATTGAAGCAGGTATTTATTAACATTCTTAAAAATGCAATGGAATCGATGCCTAATGGTGGAAACATCCATGTAAAAATTAACACTTACAACGATCACATTTCCATCCAATTTAAAGATGAAGGATGTGGCATACCCGAAGAGCAACTTGAAAGATTAGGCGAACCTTTTTATACGACTAAAGCGGATGGGACGGGTTTGGGTTTATTAATCACTAAAAAAATTATCCAAAATCATAACGGCCAATTGATTGTAAAAAGTCAAGTGAACAAAGGAACTTTAGTGGAAATTTTGTTACCAACTAGATAG